A single window of Metallosphaera hakonensis JCM 8857 = DSM 7519 DNA harbors:
- a CDS encoding AAA family ATPase has product MVKFVFGRELTEEDEFFDREDVVNLLLNYVNRRQPVALLSPRRMGKSSLLNYIRIKLGNQYIVGKVSLEGITSIEEFADELTSKLVLDALSKSLKMKTKNITSSLVGSLNQFLGSIKTLSVKMPNLEFYIDRYSLFKENKLKPGEILDDVLLLPQRIAEDSGKNVVLMIDEFQKVRTLKQPFPKILELTRKRLQESKNVEVVVSGSETGIIEQMITGAREPFYNYFKIERLKPFDKETSMRFLDEGLRGRCREHYEKVHEITGGIPAWLNLAGLVFERECSVEAFLEDPNVEIELRRDLEVLTKNEIKVLKGLAKGEKLSEIKLSNVYRVIKILKNRGLVDKVDQEYRVIDPILSYHLRK; this is encoded by the coding sequence ATGGTCAAATTCGTATTCGGTAGAGAGCTAACAGAGGAGGACGAGTTCTTTGACAGAGAGGATGTAGTCAACCTTTTACTTAACTACGTGAATCGTAGACAGCCCGTAGCGTTATTGTCTCCAAGGAGGATGGGCAAGTCCTCACTCCTTAATTACATTAGAATCAAATTGGGTAATCAATACATTGTAGGCAAGGTGAGTTTAGAGGGAATAACATCAATAGAGGAATTCGCTGATGAGCTCACCAGCAAGCTAGTGTTGGACGCGCTATCTAAATCGCTTAAAATGAAAACCAAAAACATCACGTCCTCGCTGGTGGGGTCATTGAATCAGTTCCTGGGCTCGATCAAGACCTTAAGCGTCAAGATGCCGAATCTGGAGTTTTATATAGATCGTTATTCTCTCTTTAAGGAAAATAAATTGAAACCCGGTGAGATCTTGGACGACGTATTGCTTTTGCCCCAGAGGATAGCCGAGGACAGCGGGAAGAACGTAGTACTCATGATTGATGAGTTCCAAAAGGTGAGAACTCTTAAACAGCCATTTCCCAAGATCTTGGAGTTAACTAGGAAAAGATTACAAGAAAGTAAAAACGTTGAGGTAGTGGTGTCTGGGTCGGAAACAGGTATAATAGAGCAAATGATAACTGGGGCTAGGGAACCCTTTTACAACTACTTCAAGATTGAGAGACTGAAGCCATTTGATAAGGAGACGTCAATGAGGTTCCTAGACGAAGGGCTGAGGGGAAGATGTAGAGAACATTACGAGAAAGTCCATGAGATAACTGGGGGTATTCCGGCGTGGTTGAATTTAGCCGGATTAGTGTTCGAGAGGGAATGTAGCGTTGAGGCTTTCCTTGAAGATCCAAACGTGGAGATAGAGTTGAGAAGAGATCTGGAGGTACTTACAAAGAACGAAATTAAGGTGTTGAAAGGCTTAGCGAAAGGTGAAAAATTAAGTGAGATTAAATTATCCAACGTGTATAGGGTGATAAAAATCCTGAAAAATCGAGGGCTGGTGGACAAGGTGGATCAAGAGTACAGGGTGATAGACCCCATTTTGTCTTACCATTTAAGGAAATGA
- a CDS encoding metallophosphoesterase family protein: protein MKFLLVSDLHKSYKSFKGQDESVSVEWLLGILDETKPDFLLGAGDWGEGVTPEDISRIISKVQLLTVYGNHENFPLIKPHSLPDGKVVQRGGLKIAGVNGLIGEGKREYMIAPDDFVHTVKKIKRVGEVDVFLAHQPPYLPEVYPWMRDDGYGRMMSEAVELLKPKLFFNGHMTDGCYTYHEFPFGTRYLRVDSSQNFKCYGILDSETGEITVYEDGEVTFHLAIGERRWTHESS from the coding sequence ATGAAGTTCCTCCTTGTTAGCGATCTACACAAGTCATACAAGTCCTTCAAGGGGCAAGACGAGAGTGTTTCGGTGGAGTGGCTTCTGGGGATCTTGGATGAGACGAAGCCTGATTTCCTCCTTGGAGCTGGGGACTGGGGAGAGGGCGTGACTCCCGAGGACATTTCAAGGATAATATCGAAAGTTCAACTCTTGACCGTATACGGGAATCACGAGAACTTCCCGTTAATCAAGCCACACTCTCTCCCAGACGGTAAAGTGGTCCAGAGGGGCGGACTGAAAATAGCGGGAGTTAACGGGCTTATAGGTGAGGGTAAGCGGGAGTACATGATTGCCCCAGACGATTTCGTTCATACAGTGAAGAAGATCAAGAGAGTCGGGGAAGTGGACGTGTTCCTGGCTCATCAGCCCCCTTACTTACCTGAGGTTTACCCTTGGATGAGGGACGACGGTTACGGGAGGATGATGAGTGAGGCCGTGGAACTTCTAAAACCTAAACTTTTCTTCAACGGGCACATGACCGACGGTTGCTACACCTACCACGAGTTCCCCTTCGGAACTAGATATTTGAGGGTGGATAGTTCCCAGAATTTCAAGTGCTATGGGATACTGGACTCGGAAACCGGGGAGATCACAGTATACGAGGACGGAGAGGTTACGTTTCACTTGGCCATTGGGGAAAGGCGTTGGACACATGAGTCCTCCTAG
- the cobB gene encoding NAD-dependent protein deacetylase — protein MQCRRVAELLASSVHAIAFTGAGISTASGIPDFRGPQGIWKKYSPELASVDYLMKDPKGFWEFYLMRMRGLFGAHPNRAHYALAELEKMGLLKAVITQNIDGLHQKAGSKNVIEIHGSMRRSYCGSCYRQYSSSEILTRMEAGEIPPKCQCGGVIRPDVVLFGEPVRDFSISREIALQTDLVLSVGSSLTVYPANMIPQIVKGNGGKLIIVNMEETPLDDMADEVVRDPIEEFLPCVLEEVKRIL, from the coding sequence ATGCAGTGCAGAAGAGTAGCTGAGTTACTTGCCTCCTCAGTCCACGCTATCGCCTTCACAGGGGCAGGGATAAGTACGGCGTCTGGGATTCCAGATTTCAGGGGTCCCCAAGGGATCTGGAAGAAGTACTCCCCTGAACTTGCCTCAGTGGATTACCTAATGAAGGACCCTAAGGGGTTCTGGGAGTTTTACCTTATGAGGATGAGGGGCCTGTTCGGAGCTCATCCCAACAGGGCCCACTATGCGTTGGCGGAGCTGGAGAAGATGGGGTTACTGAAGGCTGTGATAACTCAGAACATAGACGGGCTACATCAGAAGGCCGGGTCCAAGAACGTGATTGAGATCCACGGTTCCATGAGGAGGTCATACTGTGGCTCGTGTTATAGGCAGTATTCGTCTTCAGAGATTCTGACGAGGATGGAGGCAGGAGAAATACCACCCAAATGTCAATGCGGGGGAGTGATAAGGCCCGACGTTGTACTTTTTGGGGAGCCCGTGAGGGACTTCTCGATCTCCAGGGAGATCGCTTTACAGACAGACCTAGTGCTCTCCGTGGGGTCCTCCCTCACGGTGTACCCTGCCAACATGATCCCTCAGATCGTCAAGGGTAACGGCGGTAAGCTGATCATAGTTAACATGGAGGAAACTCCCCTAGATGACATGGCCGATGAAGTCGTGAGAGACCCCATAGAGGAGTTCCTACCCTGCGTCCTGGAGGAGGTAAAGAGAATCCTTTAG
- a CDS encoding transposase, whose protein sequence is MKVDEESHKIVLKDFNVEINFVGRLRWYGKQGRLEIIYHEDTDRWYAHIPVEVGVETTKRGKKSKHVVHGERRSIQVSPKGNKVASIDLGVNVLASVIIDDGTWLLYKGVRAKEDYFHFEKRVAEVQSLADKARNVGEREAYEELTRGKRRLFKKLERRFLHLYRTLARGLVEELHKLGVSTLYLGYPYNISQDKGNKYAVNVWSYRKLIDAIELKAQEYGMKVYEVVEYNTSRLCAYHNVEVRRKPRGVITCPLNHKLHSDLNALNILKKATGKVINAVKKPLSFIVDHNRIAPVKGSNP, encoded by the coding sequence ATGAAAGTGGATGAGGAGAGTCATAAGATCGTCCTCAAGGACTTCAACGTGGAGATCAATTTTGTAGGTAGGCTCAGATGGTACGGTAAACAAGGTAGGCTGGAGATAATTTACCATGAGGACACGGACAGGTGGTACGCCCACATACCCGTTGAGGTAGGCGTTGAGACCACTAAGAGAGGTAAAAAGTCTAAACACGTAGTTCACGGTGAGAGGAGGTCAATTCAAGTTTCACCGAAAGGTAATAAGGTAGCTTCCATTGACCTGGGTGTAAACGTTTTGGCAAGCGTAATAATAGACGACGGCACTTGGTTACTGTATAAGGGAGTTAGGGCAAAGGAGGACTACTTTCACTTCGAGAAGAGGGTTGCTGAAGTTCAATCATTAGCTGACAAAGCTAGAAACGTAGGTGAGCGTGAGGCCTACGAGGAGTTAACGAGAGGGAAGAGGAGGTTGTTCAAGAAGTTAGAGAGGAGGTTCCTCCATCTATACAGAACATTGGCGAGAGGTCTCGTTGAGGAACTTCACAAACTCGGTGTATCCACCCTCTACCTGGGCTATCCTTACAACATCTCTCAAGATAAGGGCAACAAGTACGCTGTGAACGTATGGTCTTACCGTAAGCTCATTGACGCAATCGAACTTAAGGCTCAGGAGTACGGCATGAAGGTGTACGAAGTAGTTGAGTACAACACGTCCAGACTATGCGCTTATCATAACGTTGAGGTGAGGAGGAAACCTAGGGGAGTAATAACGTGCCCACTCAACCACAAATTACACAGCGACTTGAACGCCTTGAACATTCTGAAAAAGGCCACGGGAAAGGTCATCAACGCGGTAAAGAAGCCTCTCTCCTTCATCGTAGACCATAACCGAATAGCTCCCGTAAAGGGGAGTAACCCTTGA
- a CDS encoding McrB family protein: MVRDGFKELLSFSDSAVKKFLEYVEKENFVPCSFIGSKDHWVESIKYSFEGEVGYTLWGTADKSSSSAVLDRYRAIYLKGDTTKYIPNNDKVLIAVLRMSGSGIIGFGVITDVTIDAMKNFKGWREIDKFWVTRFRIKIFWLHESIRKSLNSNEWTGEEFGLKGISQQGNTCSKEINPALESSDALNSVREFILTKRNEIKPTLDFYLNLSSSHGRREDEAIRGQITCNKNTQLELDNLYVNQDTPTIILKALEKTNVLLVGPPGTGKTSLAIKIVKSLTGNDNCYGIATANSLWFRRNLIGGESIKAGSVMWKSGLFIQAYVNAARVKQGNYYVVIDELNRADVDKAFGELLTIFSSSSPDDWSIPSSLVEEIKSYEFDNIDNIAKNFLKIYEDLKLNNKENDPLKRIRIISTMNLVDARNLFYVGDALARRFVIVHFDYPKETQDLDKILPNYSLSNDEKEKIRNLVKYLREKFDDKLNKGDKLVKFNISPASLKTSLDIYSSLDDQHKGIDSFIEILRSTLGTLNPDNIAKFNKLVEEWEKPGKEKEEKKTT; encoded by the coding sequence GTGGTAAGGGATGGGTTCAAGGAATTACTAAGTTTCTCTGACTCCGCAGTCAAAAAATTCCTTGAGTATGTAGAAAAGGAAAACTTCGTTCCATGCTCGTTCATAGGGAGTAAGGATCATTGGGTAGAATCCATAAAATATTCTTTTGAAGGAGAGGTAGGATATACTTTGTGGGGAACTGCAGACAAAAGTTCCTCTTCTGCTGTCCTAGATAGGTATCGGGCTATTTATTTAAAGGGCGATACAACCAAATATATTCCTAACAATGATAAAGTGTTAATTGCAGTTTTAAGGATGAGTGGTTCCGGTATAATTGGTTTCGGAGTTATTACGGACGTTACTATTGATGCAATGAAGAATTTCAAAGGATGGAGAGAAATTGATAAATTCTGGGTAACAAGGTTTAGAATAAAAATATTCTGGCTTCATGAAAGTATAAGAAAAAGTCTTAATAGTAATGAATGGACTGGCGAGGAATTCGGCTTAAAAGGAATTAGTCAGCAAGGTAATACCTGTTCTAAAGAGATCAATCCCGCTTTGGAAAGTAGCGACGCATTGAATAGTGTCAGAGAATTTATCCTAACAAAAAGGAATGAGATCAAACCGACATTAGATTTCTACCTCAATCTAAGCTCCAGCCATGGTAGAAGGGAAGACGAAGCTATTCGTGGACAAATAACATGTAACAAAAATACTCAATTGGAATTAGATAATCTCTATGTTAATCAAGATACACCTACCATCATATTAAAGGCACTGGAAAAGACTAACGTGCTCCTTGTAGGCCCTCCTGGTACTGGAAAAACCAGTCTGGCTATAAAGATAGTGAAGTCTCTCACTGGAAACGACAATTGTTATGGGATAGCTACGGCCAACTCGCTGTGGTTTAGGAGGAACTTAATTGGAGGGGAGAGTATAAAGGCAGGATCTGTAATGTGGAAAAGCGGACTTTTTATTCAAGCTTACGTAAATGCGGCAAGGGTAAAACAAGGTAATTATTATGTTGTTATCGATGAACTGAATCGAGCTGACGTAGATAAGGCCTTCGGAGAGCTATTAACTATATTTTCTAGCTCATCCCCAGACGATTGGTCAATTCCCAGTTCTTTAGTAGAGGAAATCAAAAGCTACGAATTTGACAACATAGATAATATCGCCAAGAATTTCCTGAAAATATATGAAGATTTAAAGCTTAATAACAAGGAAAACGATCCATTAAAAAGGATTAGAATTATCTCAACAATGAACTTGGTGGACGCTAGAAATCTGTTTTACGTCGGCGATGCTTTAGCAAGACGTTTTGTTATTGTTCATTTCGATTATCCTAAAGAGACGCAAGACTTGGACAAAATACTCCCCAATTATTCTTTAAGCAATGACGAGAAAGAGAAGATAAGGAATCTTGTAAAATACCTCAGGGAGAAATTCGATGATAAATTGAATAAAGGTGATAAACTAGTGAAATTTAACATATCTCCCGCCAGCTTAAAAACTTCATTGGACATTTATTCATCACTAGACGATCAGCATAAAGGTATAGATAGCTTTATAGAAATCTTAAGATCTACATTGGGGACGCTTAATCCGGATAATATCGCAAAATTTAATAAACTCGTAGAAGAGTGGGAAAAGCCAGGAAAAGAGAAAGAAGAGAAAAAAACGACGTAG